In the Phaeobacter gallaeciensis genome, one interval contains:
- a CDS encoding tyrosine-type recombinase/integrase, giving the protein MEAMETAGEIKAATVKQRQHVLGRFLDHEVDGALLREYDAGVPQEVIVEFIDTLIEKPGARKNTIGSLRAMYKFADERGYVRPNPAKGISTTYRSAGGATPWTVDDLKKFRERHPFGTMAHLALTVFMFTACRVSDAIWIGRNNESTSNGIRWLGWQPRKKGSTYVEIPIMPPLAKAIAAQNVSHVDGCYLLSSHGTPFSSSDSFRNRFKTWCREASLPDRSPHGIRKAAGHLLALEGATQHQIMAVHGHSQAATSEIYTKDVERRRLAADAVAKLASMKW; this is encoded by the coding sequence ATGGAAGCCATGGAAACCGCAGGGGAAATCAAGGCAGCAACTGTTAAACAGCGTCAGCATGTACTCGGGCGCTTCCTGGACCACGAAGTCGATGGCGCGCTATTGCGCGAGTACGACGCTGGCGTCCCGCAGGAGGTGATTGTCGAGTTCATTGACACCCTGATCGAGAAGCCCGGCGCCCGAAAGAACACAATCGGTTCCCTACGCGCGATGTATAAGTTCGCCGATGAGCGCGGATATGTTCGCCCCAACCCGGCCAAGGGGATCAGCACCACATACAGATCAGCAGGCGGCGCCACCCCCTGGACAGTCGATGACCTCAAAAAATTCCGCGAGCGCCATCCCTTTGGGACGATGGCTCATCTGGCACTGACCGTCTTTATGTTCACCGCCTGCCGCGTCTCTGATGCAATCTGGATCGGACGAAACAACGAATCCACCAGCAACGGTATCCGTTGGCTTGGCTGGCAACCACGAAAGAAGGGATCCACGTATGTGGAAATCCCGATCATGCCCCCACTGGCCAAAGCTATCGCTGCGCAGAACGTCTCTCATGTGGATGGGTGCTACCTGCTCAGCTCACACGGCACGCCTTTTTCCTCAAGTGACAGCTTCAGGAACCGGTTCAAGACTTGGTGCAGAGAAGCCAGTCTGCCGGACCGAAGCCCACACGGCATTCGAAAAGCGGCTGGCCACCTATTGGCGCTGGAAGGCGCCACGCAACATCAGATCATGGCGGTGCATGGGCACTCCCAAGCAGCCACCTCAGAGATCTACACCAAGGACGTAGAACGCCGACGACTGGCCGCTGATGCGGTTGCTAAACTAGCCAGTATGAAATGGTAG
- a CDS encoding inositol monophosphatase family protein: MIGSANLNVMIKAARKAGRSLVKDFREVENLQVSMKGAGDFVSRADIAAEKILKDELMGARPTYGWLAEEGGETPGEDPTRRWIVDPLDGTTNFLHGLPHWAISIALEHKGKIVAGVIYDAAKDEMFFAEKGAGAWMNDTRIRVSGRHRMIESIFATGLPFGGRSDLPATLQDLARLMPACAGVRRWGAAALDMAYVAAGRYEGFWERRLNAWDMAAGIIIVKEAGGLIEALDPEESILESGEVVCANEPMFEAFAKVIRG; encoded by the coding sequence ATGATTGGCAGCGCGAACCTTAATGTGATGATCAAGGCCGCCCGCAAGGCAGGCCGCTCCCTCGTGAAAGACTTTCGCGAGGTTGAGAACCTTCAGGTCTCGATGAAAGGCGCGGGTGACTTTGTGTCCCGGGCGGATATCGCCGCGGAAAAGATCCTCAAGGATGAGCTGATGGGCGCGCGCCCGACCTACGGCTGGCTGGCCGAAGAGGGCGGAGAGACCCCCGGCGAGGATCCCACCCGCCGCTGGATCGTGGATCCGCTGGATGGCACCACCAACTTCCTGCATGGCCTGCCGCATTGGGCGATTTCGATCGCGCTGGAGCACAAGGGTAAGATCGTGGCCGGAGTGATCTATGATGCCGCCAAGGACGAGATGTTCTTTGCCGAAAAGGGCGCCGGTGCCTGGATGAACGACACACGCATCCGGGTGTCGGGCCGTCACCGGATGATCGAATCCATTTTTGCAACCGGTTTGCCGTTTGGTGGCCGCTCGGATCTGCCTGCGACCCTGCAGGATCTGGCGCGGCTGATGCCCGCCTGCGCCGGTGTGCGCCGCTGGGGCGCTGCGGCGCTGGACATGGCCTATGTGGCGGCTGGCCGCTACGAAGGGTTCTGGGAACGTCGCCTGAACGCCTGGGACATGGCGGCTGGCATCATTATCGTCAAAGAGGCCGGCGGGTTGATCGAGGCGCTGGACCCCGAGGAGAGCATTCTCGAATCCGGCGAAGTCGTCTGCGCGAACGAGCCGATGTTCGAAGCCTTTGCGAAAGTGATCCGGGGCTGA
- a CDS encoding histidine phosphatase family protein — translation MSEYPKIWLLRHGQTEWNAERRVQGQLESRLSPLGLEHAQRQAELMQPILSAENPPCYVSPLGRAQQTAEIALAGREFTTDARLAEVHAGDFQGHRLVDLEQDYPDIFARNTTPLDMFCAAPGGEGYERFHARTLDFLQTLSAPSVVVAHGLLGQVMRGIICGLDRSEQAKLSNGQGCVYVLEQRRETVLR, via the coding sequence ATGAGCGAGTATCCCAAAATCTGGCTATTGCGCCACGGGCAGACCGAATGGAACGCCGAGCGCCGCGTTCAGGGACAGTTGGAGTCCCGTCTCAGCCCGCTGGGGCTGGAACATGCGCAGCGTCAGGCCGAATTGATGCAGCCGATCCTGAGTGCGGAAAACCCGCCGTGCTATGTCTCGCCTCTGGGCCGCGCGCAGCAGACCGCAGAGATCGCTCTGGCAGGTCGCGAATTCACCACGGACGCCCGTCTGGCCGAAGTTCACGCCGGTGATTTTCAGGGCCACCGGCTGGTGGATCTGGAGCAGGACTACCCGGATATCTTTGCGCGGAACACTACGCCGCTGGATATGTTCTGCGCGGCGCCCGGCGGTGAGGGGTACGAGCGCTTCCATGCGCGGACCCTGGATTTCCTGCAAACGCTCAGTGCGCCTTCGGTTGTGGTGGCGCATGGTCTTCTTGGGCAGGTGATGCGCGGAATCATATGCGGATTGGACAGATCGGAGCAGGCAAAATTGTCGAATGGACAGGGCTGCGTCTATGTTCTGGAGCAGCGCCGTGAAACGGTTTTACGCTGA
- a CDS encoding Lrp/AsnC family transcriptional regulator yields MNYSDLDRYDRAILHVLGEDGRISVADLARRIGLSKSPTQTRLKRLEAEGIITGYRALLDPIRLGLDHVAFVEVKLEDTREAALAKFNAAVARIPEIEQVHLMASHFDYLLKVRTHSMSAYRAVLGEKISSLPHVASTSTYVAMQAVKEDGALAQL; encoded by the coding sequence TTGAACTATAGCGATCTTGATAGATATGACCGCGCGATTCTGCATGTACTGGGCGAGGATGGTCGGATTTCGGTCGCGGATCTGGCCCGTCGCATTGGTCTGTCGAAATCGCCGACCCAGACCCGCCTGAAACGGCTGGAGGCCGAAGGCATCATTACCGGCTACCGGGCCTTGCTGGATCCGATCCGGCTGGGGCTTGATCACGTCGCCTTTGTCGAGGTCAAGCTGGAAGACACCCGCGAGGCGGCGCTTGCCAAATTCAACGCTGCCGTGGCGCGGATCCCGGAGATTGAGCAGGTGCATTTGATGGCCTCCCATTTCGACTACCTTTTGAAGGTGCGCACCCATTCGATGTCGGCTTATCGCGCGGTGCTGGGCGAGAAGATTTCCTCGCTGCCGCATGTTGCCTCGACCTCGACCTATGTGGCGATGCAGGCGGTCAAGGAAGACGGCGCCCTCGCTCAACTTTAG
- a CDS encoding LysR family transcriptional regulator: MHIEFRHLRTIKAIHEAGGLARAAEQLNITQSALSHQIKGLEEQAGVELFLRRSKPMKLSPAGLRLLRLAEQVLPQVEAAQAEFSNLREGHAGRMHIAIECHACFEWLFPVLEAFRKSWSDVDVDIRPGLAFDALPALQKEEVDLVVSSDPDTLPGIEFIELFDYRPVFVASSQNPLAVKPYIDAEDFKDQTLITYPVEKSRLDVFSQLLTPAGVEPASIRQVELTAVILLLVASNRGVSVLPDWVVREVKYSSDYVTRPLTAEGITRRLYAAVRSEDREKPYMQELIRLAKVEARKLQQQ, from the coding sequence ATGCACATCGAATTCCGCCATCTGCGCACGATCAAGGCCATCCACGAAGCCGGCGGTCTGGCCCGCGCGGCCGAGCAGCTGAACATCACGCAAAGCGCGCTCAGCCATCAGATCAAGGGGCTGGAGGAACAAGCGGGGGTGGAGTTGTTCCTGCGCCGCTCCAAGCCGATGAAACTGTCGCCTGCCGGGCTGCGGCTATTGCGTTTGGCCGAACAGGTCCTGCCGCAGGTCGAGGCCGCACAGGCCGAGTTTTCCAACCTGCGCGAGGGTCACGCCGGGCGGATGCATATCGCCATCGAATGCCACGCCTGTTTCGAATGGCTGTTCCCCGTGCTTGAGGCCTTTCGCAAGAGCTGGTCGGACGTTGACGTGGACATTCGCCCCGGCCTTGCCTTTGACGCGCTGCCCGCGCTGCAAAAGGAAGAGGTGGATCTGGTAGTTTCGTCCGACCCGGATACGCTGCCCGGCATCGAATTTATCGAGTTGTTTGATTACCGGCCGGTTTTCGTCGCCTCATCGCAGAACCCGCTGGCGGTAAAACCCTATATCGACGCGGAGGATTTCAAGGACCAGACGCTGATCACCTATCCGGTGGAAAAATCCCGTCTGGATGTGTTCAGCCAGCTTCTGACCCCGGCGGGGGTTGAACCTGCATCCATCCGCCAGGTTGAGCTGACCGCCGTGATCCTCTTGTTGGTGGCATCGAACCGAGGGGTGTCAGTTCTGCCGGATTGGGTGGTGCGCGAGGTCAAGTATTCCTCGGACTATGTGACCCGGCCGCTGACCGCAGAGGGGATTACCCGCAGGCTCTATGCTGCGGTGCGCAGCGAGGACCGCGAAAAGCCCTATATGCAAGAGCTGATCCGCCTGGCCAAGGTCGAGGCGCGCAAGCTGCAGCAGCAATAA
- a CDS encoding rhomboid family intramembrane serine protease, with amino-acid sequence MFPLRDHNPSGRTPYVVYLLMAVNIAVFLYAVTTYTSPRLMAGFYYTYGIVPAELSYGRHLSSLFTSMFLHAGFMHLAGNMLFLWIFGDNLEDEMGHLPFLGFYLLAGLGAGLIHVMAGPLSNVPTVGASGAIAGVMGGYLLMFPKARVDILLVLIIYFRVFSIPAFIMLGVWLALQFIGGLGADPNTGGVAYWAHTGGFVVGMALCLPLWMKRGGPVFWNRTHGRPDHPDTHYTYSPSRIPRLPRKSRHPHSRPGPWGK; translated from the coding sequence ATGTTTCCGCTGCGTGATCACAATCCATCCGGGCGCACGCCCTATGTCGTCTACCTGCTGATGGCAGTGAATATCGCGGTGTTTCTTTATGCCGTGACCACCTACACCAGCCCCCGGCTGATGGCAGGCTTCTACTATACCTACGGCATCGTTCCGGCTGAACTCTCCTACGGTCGCCATCTCAGCAGCTTGTTCACCTCGATGTTCCTGCACGCGGGTTTCATGCATCTGGCCGGGAATATGCTGTTCCTTTGGATTTTCGGCGACAACCTTGAAGACGAGATGGGCCACCTGCCCTTTCTGGGTTTCTACCTATTGGCAGGGCTGGGCGCCGGACTGATCCACGTGATGGCAGGCCCACTGTCCAACGTGCCCACGGTCGGGGCATCCGGTGCGATTGCCGGGGTCATGGGGGGCTACCTTCTGATGTTTCCAAAGGCGCGGGTGGATATCCTTCTGGTGCTCATCATCTATTTCCGGGTCTTTTCGATCCCCGCCTTCATCATGCTGGGGGTCTGGCTGGCCCTGCAATTCATCGGCGGGCTTGGCGCTGATCCCAACACTGGCGGGGTCGCCTATTGGGCGCATACGGGCGGTTTCGTCGTTGGCATGGCGCTCTGCCTGCCCCTGTGGATGAAACGCGGCGGCCCTGTGTTCTGGAACCGTACCCATGGTCGCCCCGATCATCCTGATACCCATTACACCTATAGCCCGAGCCGCATTCCCCGCCTGCCCCGCAAGAGCCGCCATCCGCATTCAAGGCCGGGTCCTTGGGGCAAATAA
- the metF gene encoding methylenetetrahydrofolate reductase [NAD(P)H] has product MKTPDISFEFFPPQSLEASFRLWDTVQVLAPLDPRFVSVTYGAGGTTRDLTRDAVATLHKSSGLNVAAHLTCVQATKAETMEIADRFAEAGVSEIVALRGDPPKGEGKFTPHPDGFANSVELIEALADTGKFTVRVGAYPDQHPDAATAQADVDWLKRKLDAGADEALTQFFFEPETFFRFRDACEKAGIDGSKLTPGILPIENWKGARNFARRCGTKIPAWVEDAFEKALRDDRADLLATAMCSELCTELLEGGVEKLHFYTLNRPELTRDVCFALGITPKVSLENVA; this is encoded by the coding sequence ATGAAGACCCCTGACATCTCGTTCGAGTTCTTTCCGCCGCAGTCGCTTGAGGCTTCTTTCCGCCTTTGGGACACGGTTCAGGTTCTGGCACCGCTGGACCCGCGCTTTGTATCCGTCACCTATGGCGCCGGTGGCACCACCCGCGATCTGACCCGCGATGCTGTGGCAACGCTGCATAAATCCTCGGGCCTAAATGTGGCCGCGCACCTGACCTGCGTGCAAGCGACCAAGGCCGAAACGATGGAGATCGCGGACCGCTTTGCCGAGGCAGGCGTGTCTGAAATCGTTGCCCTGCGCGGCGACCCGCCAAAGGGCGAAGGCAAGTTCACGCCGCACCCCGACGGGTTCGCCAATTCGGTTGAACTGATCGAGGCCCTGGCGGACACCGGCAAATTCACCGTGCGTGTCGGTGCCTACCCCGACCAGCACCCCGATGCCGCAACCGCCCAGGCCGATGTCGACTGGCTGAAGCGCAAGCTGGACGCAGGCGCGGACGAAGCGTTGACGCAGTTCTTCTTCGAACCCGAAACCTTCTTCCGCTTCCGCGATGCCTGCGAAAAGGCGGGCATTGACGGCTCGAAACTGACGCCGGGCATCCTGCCGATCGAGAACTGGAAAGGCGCCCGCAATTTCGCCCGCCGCTGCGGCACCAAGATCCCCGCCTGGGTCGAGGATGCCTTTGAAAAGGCGCTGCGCGATGACCGCGCTGATCTGCTGGCCACCGCGATGTGCAGCGAGCTCTGCACCGAGTTGCTGGAAGGTGGCGTCGAGAAGCTGCATTTCTACACGCTGAACCGTCCTGAGCTGACCCGCGATGTCTGTTTTGCCCTTGGCATCACGCCCAAGGTCTCGCTCGAGAACGTGGCGTAA
- a CDS encoding NADP-dependent oxidoreductase — protein sequence MTEQMQRIVLASRPDGEPTDDNFRLETVDLPQPGEGEVLVKSHYMSLDPYMRGRMDDAKSYAAPVPIGGTMEAGAVGEVIASNSPHFKPGDFAFGMLGWASHGCLPAKELRKLDPAQGPITAALGVLGMPGFTGWHGLTAYGRPEAGETLVVAAATGPVGSMVGQLAKLAGLRVVGIAGGADKCKLATETFGFDACLDHRAYADAKSLRKDLAEACPKGIDIYFENVGGKVLEAVLPLMNPHGRIPICGMIAWYNAGGLGAGASDVALTGPNIWRNILVKFLSVNGFIISNHFDRYPEFLKEVAPKVASGEIRFLEDIATGLENAPEAFRSLLKGGNTGKQIVKLI from the coding sequence ATGACCGAACAGATGCAGCGTATCGTGCTGGCCAGCCGCCCGGACGGCGAGCCCACGGATGACAATTTCCGCCTTGAAACCGTTGACCTGCCGCAGCCCGGCGAGGGCGAAGTGCTTGTTAAATCGCACTATATGTCGCTGGATCCCTATATGCGTGGCCGCATGGACGATGCCAAGTCCTATGCCGCGCCGGTGCCTATCGGCGGCACCATGGAGGCCGGCGCCGTGGGTGAGGTCATCGCGTCGAACAGCCCGCACTTCAAACCGGGCGATTTCGCCTTTGGCATGCTGGGTTGGGCCAGCCACGGCTGCCTGCCAGCCAAGGAACTGCGCAAGCTGGATCCGGCGCAGGGTCCGATCACCGCAGCGCTTGGCGTGCTGGGCATGCCCGGTTTTACCGGATGGCATGGCTTGACCGCCTATGGCCGACCTGAAGCGGGCGAAACCCTGGTGGTGGCCGCCGCAACCGGTCCCGTTGGTTCAATGGTCGGACAACTGGCCAAACTGGCAGGCCTGCGCGTTGTCGGCATCGCGGGCGGCGCCGACAAATGCAAACTGGCGACCGAGACCTTCGGCTTTGACGCCTGCCTGGACCACCGTGCCTATGCGGATGCAAAATCCCTGCGCAAGGATCTGGCCGAGGCCTGCCCCAAGGGCATCGACATCTATTTCGAAAACGTCGGCGGCAAGGTGCTGGAGGCGGTGCTGCCGCTGATGAACCCGCATGGGCGTATCCCGATCTGCGGCATGATCGCCTGGTACAACGCCGGCGGTCTGGGCGCAGGCGCATCGGATGTGGCGCTGACCGGGCCGAACATCTGGCGCAATATCCTGGTGAAATTCCTGTCGGTGAACGGCTTCATCATCTCGAATCATTTCGACCGCTACCCGGAGTTCCTGAAAGAGGTCGCGCCCAAGGTTGCCTCGGGTGAGATCCGCTTCCTTGAGGACATCGCCACTGGTCTGGAAAACGCCCCCGAGGCGTTCCGCTCGCTGCTGAAGGGCGGCAATACTGGCAAGCAGATCGTCAAACTGATCTGA
- a CDS encoding PaaI family thioesterase → MFIAKSPADLLPMSEITQLSGLEFMQGILDGKLPGPPIGAQLGYALHEVGDGRIVFRGTPEFAYTNPMGTVHGGWYGTLLDSAMACAVMTRVPKGSAYTTLEYKINILRSIPLGVTVDCIGVTDHVGRSTGVAHGEIRGVEDGKLYATGSTTCIVMKLPPAKG, encoded by the coding sequence ATGTTCATTGCAAAATCGCCTGCGGACCTGCTGCCGATGTCGGAAATCACCCAGCTTTCGGGCCTTGAATTCATGCAAGGCATTCTGGATGGCAAACTGCCCGGCCCGCCCATCGGCGCGCAGCTGGGCTATGCTCTGCACGAGGTTGGCGACGGCCGCATTGTCTTCCGCGGCACGCCGGAGTTTGCATATACCAATCCCATGGGCACCGTGCACGGCGGCTGGTATGGCACGCTCTTGGACAGCGCCATGGCCTGCGCGGTGATGACCCGCGTGCCCAAGGGATCCGCCTATACGACGCTGGAATACAAGATCAACATCTTGCGCTCAATTCCACTGGGCGTCACAGTGGATTGCATCGGCGTCACCGATCACGTGGGACGGTCGACCGGCGTGGCCCATGGCGAAATCCGCGGCGTCGAGGATGGCAAGCTCTATGCGACAGGTTCAACCACCTGCATCGTGATGAAACTGCCGCCCGCAAAAGGCTGA
- the putA gene encoding bifunctional proline dehydrogenase/L-glutamate gamma-semialdehyde dehydrogenase PutA, whose amino-acid sequence MTHAPAPQSPDTQQDQLRYRIDAGTYVDQDAMRDQLVATAALPAAERAAICANAAALVRDIRGHSAPGLMEVFLAEYGLSTDEGIALMCLAEALLRVPDADTIDALIEDKIAPSDWGKHLGHSSSSLVNASTWALMLTGKVLDEAKPSPVRALRGAVKRLGEPVIRTAVGRAMKEMGRQFVLGESIESAMKRAAGMEAKGYTYSYDMLGEAARTEADASRYHLSYSKAISAIAVACGSDDIRKNPGISVKLSALHPRYELAQEARVMQQLVPRLKALALLAKAAGMGLNVDAEEADRLSLSLEVIEAVVSDPALAGWDGFGVVVQAYGPRTGLAIDALYQMAEKYDRRFMVRLVKGAYWDTEIKRAQVEGIDGFPVYTNKSLTDVSYIANARKLLGMTDRIYPQFATHNAHTVSAILHMASDSSVYEFQRLHGMGETLHQMVKEQNGTNCRIYAPVGAHRDLLAYLVRRLLENGANSSFVNQIVDENVPPEVVAADPFDAVADVSRSIPTGPEMFAPERSNSMGFDLGHAPTLAAIEAARAPWRDHQWQAGPLLAGTATPDAPEDVTNPSDLTPVGQLTPSSAADIETALASAQPWNASAADRAAALNKAADLYEANYGELFALLAREAGKSIPDAVAELREAVDFLRYYAARIPDAAPAGIFTCISPWNFPLAIFSGQVSAALAAGNAVLAKPAEQTPLIAQRAVELLHEAGVPRSALQLVPGPGSRVGAALTSDPRVGGVAFTGSTATALRIRRAMAANLKPGAPLIAETGGLNAMIVDSTALPEQAVQSILESAFQSAGQRCSALRCLYVQEDIADDFLKMLKGAMDTLTLGDPWHLSTDSGPVIDATARAGILAHIDAARAEGRVIKEMQTPQGGTFVAPTLIEVPGIAALEQEIFGPVLHVARFKSRDLDRVIAEINGTGYGLTFGLHTRIDDRVQHVCDRIHAGNIYVNRNQIGAIVGSQPFGGEGLSGTGPKAGGPFYLSRFCAPDRQNSAETWSGAASQLPGALGTATAPVTTSLPGPTGESNRLTVTARPPLLCIGPGAKAAAAQAKAVMQLGGTAIQANGMLDLQQLESLQDIAGVLWWGDEDTGRRIEETLAKRDGPIVPLIPGQPDRARVLAERHVCVDTTAAGGNAALLGGNA is encoded by the coding sequence ATGACACACGCCCCCGCCCCCCAGAGCCCCGACACACAGCAGGATCAACTGCGTTATCGCATTGATGCAGGCACCTACGTCGATCAGGACGCCATGCGCGACCAGTTGGTTGCCACCGCCGCCCTGCCCGCAGCCGAACGTGCGGCGATCTGCGCCAATGCGGCCGCCCTGGTGCGGGATATCCGTGGCCATTCGGCCCCGGGGCTGATGGAGGTGTTCCTGGCGGAGTACGGTCTGTCGACCGATGAAGGGATCGCCCTGATGTGTCTGGCCGAGGCACTGCTGCGGGTGCCGGATGCCGATACCATCGATGCCCTGATCGAAGACAAGATTGCGCCGTCTGACTGGGGCAAACACCTTGGTCATTCCTCCTCTTCGCTGGTCAATGCCTCCACCTGGGCGCTGATGCTGACCGGCAAGGTGCTGGATGAGGCCAAGCCAAGCCCGGTGCGCGCCCTGCGCGGCGCCGTCAAACGTCTGGGTGAGCCGGTGATCCGCACCGCCGTGGGCCGCGCGATGAAGGAAATGGGCCGCCAGTTCGTTCTGGGCGAAAGCATCGAAAGCGCGATGAAGCGCGCCGCCGGAATGGAGGCCAAGGGCTACACCTATTCCTACGACATGCTGGGCGAAGCCGCGCGTACCGAAGCGGACGCCTCCCGCTATCACCTGTCCTATTCAAAGGCGATTTCTGCCATTGCCGTGGCCTGCGGCAGCGATGACATCCGCAAGAACCCCGGCATTTCCGTGAAACTCTCGGCGCTGCACCCGCGTTATGAACTGGCGCAGGAAGCCCGGGTGATGCAGCAACTGGTGCCGCGGCTAAAGGCGCTGGCGCTGCTGGCCAAGGCCGCAGGTATGGGGCTGAACGTCGATGCGGAAGAGGCCGACCGCCTGTCGCTGTCGCTGGAGGTGATCGAAGCGGTGGTGTCGGATCCGGCGCTGGCAGGCTGGGACGGTTTTGGCGTCGTGGTGCAGGCCTATGGGCCGCGCACCGGGCTGGCGATTGATGCGCTTTACCAGATGGCCGAAAAATACGACCGCCGCTTCATGGTGCGGCTGGTCAAAGGCGCCTATTGGGACACCGAGATCAAGCGCGCCCAGGTCGAAGGCATCGACGGCTTCCCGGTCTACACCAACAAATCGCTGACCGATGTGTCCTATATCGCCAACGCGCGCAAACTGCTGGGCATGACCGACCGCATTTACCCGCAATTTGCCACCCACAACGCCCATACGGTCAGCGCCATCCTGCATATGGCCAGCGACAGCAGTGTCTACGAATTCCAGCGCCTGCACGGCATGGGCGAAACCCTGCACCAGATGGTCAAGGAGCAGAACGGCACCAACTGCCGGATCTACGCGCCCGTTGGGGCGCACCGTGATCTGCTGGCCTATCTGGTGCGGCGTCTGCTGGAAAACGGTGCCAACAGCTCTTTCGTGAACCAGATCGTGGATGAGAACGTCCCGCCCGAGGTGGTGGCTGCCGATCCCTTCGATGCGGTTGCCGATGTCAGCCGCAGCATCCCCACCGGCCCCGAGATGTTTGCGCCCGAGCGCAGCAACTCCATGGGGTTTGATCTGGGCCACGCGCCGACGCTGGCTGCCATCGAAGCCGCCCGCGCGCCCTGGCGCGATCACCAATGGCAGGCAGGCCCCTTGCTGGCAGGCACAGCCACACCGGATGCCCCCGAGGATGTGACCAACCCCTCGGATCTGACGCCGGTGGGACAGCTGACCCCATCGAGCGCGGCGGATATCGAAACGGCGCTCGCATCCGCCCAGCCCTGGAACGCCTCTGCTGCGGATCGGGCGGCGGCCCTCAACAAGGCGGCAGATCTGTACGAGGCAAACTACGGCGAACTCTTCGCGCTGCTGGCACGGGAGGCGGGTAAATCCATCCCCGACGCGGTGGCCGAACTGCGCGAAGCAGTGGACTTCCTGCGCTACTACGCCGCCCGCATTCCGGATGCTGCGCCAGCCGGGATCTTCACCTGCATATCACCCTGGAATTTCCCGCTGGCGATCTTCTCGGGGCAGGTCTCTGCCGCGCTGGCGGCTGGCAATGCCGTGCTGGCCAAACCGGCCGAGCAGACGCCTCTGATCGCTCAACGCGCCGTGGAACTGTTGCATGAGGCAGGCGTTCCGCGCTCCGCCCTGCAACTGGTGCCCGGCCCCGGCTCCCGCGTTGGCGCGGCGCTGACCTCGGATCCGCGCGTTGGCGGCGTGGCCTTTACCGGCTCAACCGCAACAGCCCTGCGTATCCGCCGCGCCATGGCGGCAAACCTGAAACCCGGCGCGCCGCTGATTGCTGAAACCGGCGGGCTGAACGCCATGATCGTGGATTCCACTGCGCTGCCGGAACAGGCCGTGCAATCGATCCTCGAAAGCGCCTTTCAATCCGCAGGCCAGCGCTGCAGTGCGCTGCGCTGCCTCTATGTGCAGGAAGACATCGCGGATGATTTCCTGAAGATGCTGAAAGGCGCGATGGACACGCTGACCCTTGGCGACCCCTGGCATCTGTCCACCGACAGCGGCCCGGTCATCGACGCAACCGCACGGGCGGGCATTCTGGCCCATATCGACGCCGCGCGCGCCGAAGGTCGGGTGATAAAAGAGATGCAGACACCGCAGGGCGGCACCTTTGTGGCACCGACCCTGATCGAGGTACCCGGCATCGCCGCGCTGGAGCAGGAAATCTTTGGCCCGGTGCTGCATGTGGCGCGTTTCAAATCGAGGGACCTGGACCGGGTGATCGCCGAGATCAACGGCACCGGTTATGGGCTGACCTTTGGCCTGCACACCCGGATCGATGACAGGGTGCAGCATGTCTGCGATCGGATCCACGCGGGCAATATCTACGTCAACCGCAACCAGATCGGCGCCATTGTCGGCAGCCAGCCCTTTGGCGGCGAAGGCCTGTCCGGCACCGGCCCCAAGGCGGGTGGCCCCTTCTACCTGTCGCGCTTCTGCGCGCCGGATCGTCAAAACAGCGCAGAGACCTGGTCAGGCGCCGCCTCCCAACTGCCCGGCGCACTCGGGACGGCTACGGCGCCGGTCACCACCTCTCTGCCCGGGCCGACCGGCGAATCCAACCGGCTGACCGTCACCGCCCGCCCGCCGCTTCTGTGCATAGGTCCGGGAGCCAAAGCTGCCGCCGCACAGGCCAAGGCGGTCATGCAGCTTGGCGGCACCGCCATTCAGGCAAACGGCATGCTGGACCTGCAGCAGCTTGAGAGCCTTCAGGACATCGCTGGCGTCCTGTGGTGGGGCGATGAGGACACCGGTCGCCGGATCGAAGAGACCCTCGCCAAACGCGACGGCCCTATCGTGCCACTAATCCCCGGGCAGCCCGACCGCGCCCGGGTCCTGGCCGAGCGCCACGTCTGCGTCGATACAACTGCGGCCGGCGGCAACGCCGCGCTGCTGGGCGGCAACGCCTGA